One part of the Arthrobacter sp. KBS0703 genome encodes these proteins:
- a CDS encoding SRPBCC family protein gives MHSLESEALINARPSTVWEVLTDAGNLTVWESGITAVDGELRNGGRVRFHTTGTGRRSIRVRVQQLPGRVMVWTARLPLGVSTTARTFTLAPADGMTSFHVKDEHRGLLHLLGGHTLRFANQSLADFVSAVKKRAELLDRL, from the coding sequence ATGCACTCCCTTGAATCCGAAGCGTTGATCAACGCGCGCCCCTCCACGGTCTGGGAGGTCCTCACCGACGCCGGCAACCTGACAGTCTGGGAATCCGGCATCACAGCCGTCGACGGCGAGCTGCGCAACGGCGGACGGGTCCGGTTCCACACCACGGGCACGGGGCGCCGGAGTATCCGGGTGCGGGTCCAGCAGCTGCCCGGCCGGGTCATGGTCTGGACCGCCCGCCTGCCGCTAGGAGTTTCGACGACCGCCCGCACGTTCACGCTCGCACCCGCGGACGGCATGACCAGCTTCCACGTAAAAGACGAGCACCGCGGGCTCCTGCACCTGCTGGGCGGCCACACACTGCGCTTCGCCAACCAGTCCCTGGCGGACTTTGTCAGCGCGGTCAAGAAGCGCGCCGAGCTGCTCGACCGGCTCTAG
- a CDS encoding dihydrofolate reductase family protein, which yields MGLIHIDLFTTLDGVAQAPGGPEEDAEGGFAFGGWQAPLIDEVVGEQIDAGMVGMDALMLGRRTYDIFASYWPHAEGSIARLFNRLPKYVASRQAPTLDWANSTLLGPDVAAAVRDLRERHEDIHVIGSLDFVQTLFAEKLFDRLTLWVYPILLGGGKKVFANGVVPTNLTLIEPVVASPKGAVLQRYALADGTPGVGDMSAVDQEG from the coding sequence GTGGGACTCATCCATATCGACCTGTTCACCACGCTCGACGGCGTCGCGCAGGCGCCCGGCGGGCCGGAGGAGGACGCTGAGGGCGGCTTCGCGTTTGGTGGCTGGCAGGCGCCTCTCATCGACGAGGTCGTCGGCGAGCAGATCGACGCAGGAATGGTGGGGATGGACGCGCTGATGCTTGGGCGCCGGACGTACGACATTTTTGCCTCGTACTGGCCGCATGCGGAGGGGAGCATCGCGCGGCTGTTCAACCGCCTTCCCAAGTACGTGGCCTCGCGCCAGGCGCCCACCCTCGACTGGGCCAACTCCACGCTGCTCGGTCCTGATGTCGCCGCCGCCGTGCGCGACCTGCGCGAAAGGCACGAGGACATCCACGTCATCGGCAGCCTCGACTTCGTGCAGACCCTGTTCGCCGAGAAGCTCTTCGACCGGCTCACGCTCTGGGTGTATCCGATCCTCCTCGGCGGCGGAAAGAAGGTCTTCGCCAACGGGGTGGTTCCGACGAACCTCACACTCATCGAGCCGGTGGTCGCCTCACCTAAAGGTGCGGTGCTGCAGCGCTACGCGCTCGCCGACGGCACGCCCGGCGTCGGCGATATGTCCGCCGTCGATCAGGAGGGCTAG